In Hydractinia symbiolongicarpus strain clone_291-10 chromosome 4, HSymV2.1, whole genome shotgun sequence, the following proteins share a genomic window:
- the LOC130641558 gene encoding uncharacterized protein LOC130641558: MSYIRKLAKLQEKEAQQRAAEKEKTSDETPSNSSREQSPQPTDFQQESSLGSLDYEAVTDATENVKSSGKKSYNRWSEKERFDIGKYVAIHGGAAAITKFQTKDRPLSESTARRFGNLYKKELKDSTREKRSVVTKFVPLKRGRPLFLGSLDEMVQRFLIALRNRGGVVSRTVATAAAKALISRNPQFELGHIKIDNSWAKSLFKRMGFKKRMKTTSKVEITEGAKKECELLFLHDIVSTIEQHSIPHQLVMNLDQTPLKFVPRMNHTMAKKGSSSVPIVGSSDKRCLTGTFIITLDGSFLPMQLIYGGKTNQSLPKFEFPESFSLSVNPKHYSNTQESIKVIKEIVLKHVEDQRKKLNNPKQAALLIFDVFRGQITEEVTELLKKNNIFLVLVPSNMTHIFQPLDLTVNNHCKQFMRNLFTEWYSKQIEKELSLNKKIEDINIQLKLTTIKPLHASWLLQFYNHITSADGREVVLNGWKASGIYDAVRMGSTSLESLDPFQDLSPLPESNSVITQPITDIINAPDLLKDSFINVRVENDDDKEEEYTRDEDDIDFSRNAFDIIIDDEEE, translated from the exons ATGTCTTACATCAGGAAGTTAGCTAAATTACAAGAGAAAGAAGCTCAACAAAGGGCCGCTGAAAAGGAAAAAACTTCAGACGAAACACCTTCAAACAGTTCTAGGGAACAAA GCCCACAACCAACTGACTTCCAGCAAGAATCATCCCTTGGTTCGTTAGACTACGAAGCTGTTACAGACGCGACTGAAAATGTTAAATCCAGTGGCAAAAAATCATACAACCGTTGgtcagaaaaagaaagatttgatATCGGAAAATATGTTGCGATTCATGGTGGTGCGGCTGCAATCACAAAGTTTCAAACCAAAGACAGGCCGTTAAGTGAGAGTACAGCTCGAAGATTTGGCAATCTTTACAAAAAAGAGCTGAAAGATTCAACCCGAGAAAAACGTAGCGTGGTAACCAAATTTGTTCCTTTGAAACGCGGTAGACCTCTGTTCCTTGGCAGTCTAGATGAGATGGTACAAAGATTTTTAATTGCACTGAGAAATCGAGGAGGTGTTGTTTCAAGAACAGTTGCAACCGCTGCAGCGAAAGCTCTAATATCACGAAACCCTCAATTTGAGTTGGGGCATATTAAAATTGATAACAGTTGGGCAAAAAGCCTCTTCAAGAGAATGGGTTTCAAGAAAAGAATGAAAACGACCTCCAAAGTTGAAATCACTGAAGGAGCCAAAAAGGAGTGCGAATTACTATTTCTTCACGATATTGTTTCGACCATCGAACAACACAGCATCCCTCACCAACTTGTTATGAATCTGGACCAGACACCTCTTAAGTTTGTTCCAAGAATGAATCACACCATGGCGAAAAAGGGTTCATCGTCCGTCCCTATCGTTGGATCTTCCGACAAAAGATGCCTTACTGGTACCTTTATTATTACGCTTGATGGTTCTTTTCTGCCAATGCAACTGATATATGGGGGGAAAACAAATCAAAGCCTCCCAAAGTTTGAATTCCCCGAATCGTTCTCACTAAGCGTTAATCCCAAACACTACAGCAATACACAAGAATccatcaaagtcatcaaagagATCGTTCTAAAGCACGTTGAAGACCAGAGGAAGAAGTTAAATAACCCAAAGCAAGCTGCTCTTCTAATATTCGATGTCTTTCGAGGACAAATTACTGAGGAAGTTACCGAATTGCTGAAGAAGAACAACATCTTCCTGGTTTTGGTTCCAAGTAACATGACACATATATTCCAGCCCTTGGATCTTACTGTGAATAATCATTGCAAGCAATTCATGAGAAATTTGTTCACTGAATGGTATTCAAAACAGATCGAGAAAGAGCTATCCCTTAACAAAAAGATCGAAGATATAAATATTCAATTAAAGCTGACCACCATCAAGCCTCTTCATGCAAGTTGGCTCCTCCAGTTTTATAACCATATCACTTCGGCAGATGGCCGTGAAGTCGTTTTGAATGGGTGGAAAGCATCTGGAATTTACGACGCAGTTCGCATGGGATCCACTTCACTTGAATCCCTTGACCCTTTTCAAGATCTATCACCGCTGCCAGAAAGCAATAGTGTAATTACTCAGCCCATAACCGACATAATCAATGCGCCAGATTTATTAAAGGATAGCTTCATCAACGTGCGAGTCGAAAATGACGATGACAAAGAAGAGGAGTACACGCGTGACGAGGATGACATAGACTTTAGTCGGAATGCATTTGACATTATCATAGACGATGAAGAAGAGTAG
- the LOC130642272 gene encoding uncharacterized protein LOC130642272, which translates to MLCDRLVCGVIHDCIQQKLHSEGEGLTLERATNIALSMESSIAQATEIQSFQRNAARLFSLNKGHTARKCRKKARAGSQRSGKKIWQLTEEMQATGNTDERHPENEHPFYSMYKVGLPRENSIMIDLAINNHGIQMELDTGASVSVISKSVLETTLGKKVEIQPVKVTLRTYTGKVIKPVGVVNVNLDALFSEFEEVFKFELGILKDTLVHIPVSPVAKRGFFRARTVPYALKDKVEQELDGLVKNGFINMSHIQSGPHPSLQFQGTTGHHAYQQLKLDKGSREYLTVNTHKGLYQPTRLQYGVHSASGMFQREMKKRLGHIPRLTVKVDDILIAGTSQSDLLANLRDTLTVIKNCGLRLKKEKCSFMVNEVIYLGFMIKSRGVAPVKSKLDPILKLLTPSNVTELKSFLEKPLLLSCDASPYGMGAVLSHGLSEGTERPTAYASRTLSPAERNYSQLEKEGLEVVFAVQKFHQYLYGRKFTIFTDHKPLLGLIGADKAVPSLAASRI; encoded by the exons ATGCTATGCGACCGTCTAGTGTGTGGAGTAATTCATGATTGTATCCAACAGAAACTCCACAGTGAGGGCGAAGGATTGACGTTAGAAAGGGCGACAAACATTGCCTTGTCTATGGAATCTTCGATCGCCCAAGCAACTGAAATCCAAAGTTTTCAACGGAATGCGGCAAGACTGTTTTCGCT GAACAAGGGACACACCGCAAGAAAGTGTCGAAAGAAAGCTAGAGCCGGTAGTCAGCGTAGCGGAAAGAAGATATGGCAACTGACTGAGGAAATGCAAGCAACAGGTAACACGGATGAGAGACATCCTGAAAACGAACACCCATTCTACAGCATGTACAAAGTGGGATTACCAAGAGAAAACTCTATCATGATCGATCTGGCGATAAACAACCACGGTATCCAGATGGAGTTAGACACTGGAGCATCAGTTTCGGTAATAAGCAAAAGCGTCCTGGAAACAACATTGGGGAAGAAAGTCGAAATCCAACCAGTCAAGGTCACATTGCGTACGTATACTGGGAAAGTTATCAAACCAGTCGGTGTTGTTAACGT AAACCTAGATGCATTGTTTTCAGAATTCGAGGAGGTATTTAAATTTGAATTAGGAATATTGAAAGACACCCTTGTGCATATTCCAGTTTCCCCGGTGGCAAAGCGCGGATTCTTCAGAGCTCGCACTGTCCCTTATGCTCTCAAAGATAAAGTAGAACAGGAACTAGACGGACTCGTCAAAAATGGGTTTATCAACATGTCGCATATTCAAAGTGGGCCGCACCCATCGCTCCAGTTCCAAGGGACGACGGGACA TCATGCATATCAACAACTGAAGTTGGACAAAGGGTCAAGGGAATACTTGACCGTAAATACGCATAAGGGATTATATCAACCGACCAGATTGCAGTATGGCGTACACTCGGCATCAGGCATGTTCCAACGGGAGATGAAGAAGAGATTAGGACACATACCGCGCCTTACGGTTAAAGTAGACGATATCTTGATTGCAGGAACAAGTCAATCGGACTTGTTGGCAAATCTAAGAGACACACTTACAGTAATCAAAAATTGCGGACTAAgattaaagaaagaaaagtgTTCTTTCATGGTGAACGAGGTGATATACTTAGGATTCATGATCAAAAGTAGAGGTGTCGCTCCGGTCAAGTCAAAATTAGATCCGATTCTAAAATTACTCACTCCAAGCAATGTCACCGAATTGAAATCCTTCCTGG AGAAACCATTGCTGCTTTCTTGCGATGCTTCGCCGTATGGAATGGGTGCAGTGCTCTCCCATGGATTGTCAGAGGGTACCGAAAGGCCCACAGCATATGCTTCCCGAACACTATCTCCTGCTGAACGCAACTACTCTCAATTGGAGAAAGAAGGTTTGGAAGTAGTTTTTGCGGTCCAGAAATTTCATCAATACTTATATGGGCGCAAGTTTACCATCTTCACGGATCACAAACCACTATTGGGTTTAATCGGCGCTGATAAAGCTGTTCCCAGCCTTGCAGCTTCTAGAATTTAG
- the LOC130641559 gene encoding uncharacterized protein LOC130641559 translates to MAYNKTFEFTAAVRGFHYYKTYWKPEENQSLDCFHENNNVFDRFAIKVCEFGNDKPVGHLPKEISRVTKFLLDRGASMKSTLTSVHYRRSPLVQGGLEIPCKITVTLPGTVNNLLVLARYQQLVEALYTEPKEELILGSFLHIAVILDVVVPTEERPKRKKNTAKSQSKETKKQKDIRNFFGNTSAAPAPKRQKVNNKPKKSSPSSSKDLEIINID, encoded by the coding sequence ATGGCTTACAACAAGACGTTCGAGTTTACAGCTGCTGTCAGAGGATTCCATTATTATAAAACTTATTGGAAACCTGAGGAAAATCAATCACTGGACTGCTTTCATGAGAACAACAATGTTTTCGATAGATTTGCAATCAAAGTTTGTGAATTCGGAAATGACAAACCAGTTGGCCATTTACCCAAAGAAATCTCAAGGGTTACAAAATTTCTTCTGGACAGAGGAGCGTCTATGAAATCCACGTTGACAAGTGTACACTATCGAAGATCACCTCTCGTTCAAGGAGGCTTGGAGATCCCCTGTAAAATAACTGTTACTTTACCAGGGACAGTAAACAATCTTTTGGTTCTTGCAAGATACCAACAACTTGTAGAAGCCTTGTATACAGAGCCGAAAGAGGAATTGATTCTTGGTTCGTTCTTACATATTGCAGTTATTTTAGATGTCGTGGTTCCAACCGAAGAGAGACCAAAgcgtaaaaaaaatacagccaAAAGCCAAAGCAAAGAGACGAAAAAGCAAAAAGATATTCgaaacttttttggaaacacCTCAGCTGCACCAGCCCCAAAAAGGCAAAAAGTTAACAACAAACCTAAAAAGTCGTCACCATCGTCAAGCAAGGACTTAGAAATCAtaaatattgattaa
- the LOC130642273 gene encoding uncharacterized protein K02A2.6-like has translation MDRDIEERVKGCRPCQEHQNMQPKAPLHPWNNVTQPWTRLHLDSAGLFLGKVFLVLDDKFSKWIEAYPLNPNNYGSKATIECVRIAFATHGLPQICVTDNGLSFTSSEFDIFMKNNGIRHVTSAPYHPSTNGSEGRTVQSFKSAMKKMSSSPSVDSIKTRVNRFLFAYRTTLQITAEMSPAELLMNRKLTTKLSLIKPNLQRRLSAKRGNILTESAPTRSFSVGDEVWMRNYNRTDPKWLPGVIEAKSGPLSYHVHEGDPVPTPQPETQPEKTQTSALRDEIVPPQQPSRQPEVVETHDAAPCSPEVEAMPGEFKTPRRVRRKPAHLEDYDCST, from the exons ATGGATCGGGATATCGAGGAAAGGGTTAAAGGATGTCGACCTTGCCAAGAACACCAAAACATGCAGCCAAAAGCACCGTTACACCCTTGGAATAACGTCACCCAACCATGGACGAGGCTTCATTTAGACTCTGCTGGACTCTTTCTCGGAAAGGTATTCCTGGTTCTAGACGACAAATTTTCCAAATGGATCGAGGCCTATCCATTGAACCCCAACAACTACGGGTCAAAGGCAACAATCGAATGTGTGAGGATCGCCTTCGCCACCCATGGTCTACCCCAGATATGTGTAACTGATAACGGCCTGAGTTTTACAAGCAGCGAGTTTGACATATTCATGAAGAACAATGGCATTCGGCACGTCACAAGTGCTCCATACCATCCGTCAACAAATGGAAGTGAAGGACGAACAGTTCAATCCTTCAAAAGTGCAATGAAGAAGATGAGTAGTTCTCCATCTGTCGATTCCATAAAAACAAGAGTGAACAGATTCCTTTTTGCGTATAGAACAACGCTACAAATAACAGCCGAGATGTCTCCAGCGGAACTTTTAATGAACCGAAAGTTGACTACAAAGTTGAGTCTCATCAAACCAAATCTCCAGAGGCGATTGAGTGCAAAACGAGGAAATATTCTCACTGAAAGTGCTCCAACCCGGTCCTTTTCAGTCGGAGATGAGGTGTGGATGAGGAATTATAACCGTACAGATCCGAAATGGTTGCCAGGAGTAATCGAAGCAAAATCAGGACCCCTCTCCTACCACGTACATGAAGGCG ATCCTGTGCCGACACCACAACCAGAAACACAACCCGAGAAGACCCAAACAAGTGCATTACGCGATGAAATAGTACCACCGCAACAACCGTCCAGACAACCGGAAGTCGTTGAAACTCATGATGCGGCGCCGTGCTCACCAGAAGTTGAAGCTATGCCTGGAGAATTCAAAACACCAAGACGAGTCAGGCGGAAACCTGCACACCTAGAGGATTATGACTGCTCGACCTAA